The proteins below are encoded in one region of Helianthus annuus cultivar XRQ/B chromosome 2, HanXRQr2.0-SUNRISE, whole genome shotgun sequence:
- the LOC110905563 gene encoding uncharacterized protein LOC110905563, with protein MEGSKKGEGKKKMVGSGSKSRPQDKRGSGGTSVPFNPQLGFANQTQPPFYFNQPMHQPFGYDTQPTQNWMQYGPRMTQAGYYDYSQEAQNAFDPFAFQNPMSQSPRDEQDDADEEFVPETQEQELDDDDDEDVADEPERKGKAKRESWSPRQEEALAKAFVHCTLNKRKGNQQKKDGFWKKVLNHFNETVGGSNRTHHQVRSKWMTMQTKINTFNGLYHQADRLRPSGSDDAYVMKQALKDYKSKKKIEFAHVAAWEVVRTNQKWSPVPLLNEESSGSGLKRKSSDLGNYTRGSPNVEISSGFDIPDINEDPSPPPPRRQTRKEKKDKGPSSKNEDPRDITHKFEEYKAMKKEIMEIKRIREEKYLTLADEQREALRQTMFDKDLETYNRPTDNVHPAMLEITLARKREIAKKYGWPCDF; from the exons ATGGAAGGCTCAAAGAAGGGTGAAGGCAAGAAGAAAATGGTAGGGTCCGGTTCAAAGTCGAGGCCTCAAGATAAACGTGGTTCGGGTGGTACTAGTGTCCCGTTTAATCCGCAACTTGGGTTTGCGAATCAAACCCAACCTCCATTTTATTTTAACCAACCCATGCATCAACCTTTCGGTTATGATACCCAACCCACCCAAAATTGGATGCAATACGGTCCGAGGATGACTCAAGCCGGTTATTATGATTACTCCCAAGAAGCGCAaaatgcttttgacccgtttgcttttCAAAACCCAATGTCACAATCACCGAGAGACGAACAAGATGACGCCGATGAGGAGTTCGTGCCGGAAACCCAAGAACAAGagttagatgatgatgatgatgaagatgttgcgGATGAAccggaaagaaaaggaaaagccAAACGGGAAAGTTGGTCGCCTAgacaagaagaggcgttggcaaaGGCTTTTGTTCATTGCACTTTGAATAAAAGGAAAGGCAATCAACAAAAGAAGGATGGCTTTTGGAAGAAAGTTCTAAACCACTTTAACGAAACGGTCGGAGGAAGTAATCGAACCCACCACCAAGTTCGCTCAAAATGGATGACGATGCAAACAAAAATTAACACATTCAACGGTCTATATCATCAAGCG GATCGTTTACGTCCTAGCGGGAGTGACGACGCATATGTAATGAAACAAGCGTTAAAGGATtacaaaagcaaaaaaaaaattgagttcGCTCATGTTGCGGCTTGGGAGGTTGTTAGAACAAATCAAAAGTGGTCGCCGGTACCTTTGTTGAATGAAGAAAGCTCCGGTTCGGGTCTAAAAAGAAAGTCTTCGGATTTGGGAAATTATACTCGAGGATCACCGAATGTCGAAATCTCGAGCGGATTCGATATTCCCGACATAAACGAGGatccttcaccaccaccaccaagacGACAAACGAGAAAGGAGAAAAAGGACAAAGGGCCGTCTTCAAAAAACGAAGATCCAAGAGATATAACACACAAATTCGAAGAGTACAAGGCCATGAAAAAAGAGATAATGGAAATTAAACGTATACGAGAAGAAAAATATTTGACCTTGGCGGATGAGCAACGAGAGGCGTTGCGACAAACAATGTTCGACAAGGACTTGGAGACGTATAATCGGCCTACCGACAATGTTCACCCGGCGATGTTGGAAATCACACTCGCTAGAAAACGTGAGATCGCAAAAAAATATGGATGGCCTtgtgatttttag
- the LOC110921823 gene encoding COP1-interactive protein 1 — protein sequence MRKHRFRDKIKSIIGSHIDPEKDEELKGSNKEMEDNYKKILDLLKAEDNDDRNKLIELIEDFHKHHQSIYERYDHITGELKDKIHPKKEKDSSSSSSSDSDSDDNYSKKGGKKGKPNVTDTYKEQLQDANTHIDELTKKLTVATEKEAEYDHKLEELKAVNVKLENEKEGFKSELVQMQEKMEAVEEGLESISKKLEASEEERKALSVKGSELSDEVKKNHEKVEELAAECSRLREQLAEKEKELVEHTELHTSHKSETEIKIRSFEENFESLNVQKRETEMKKDEEIKNLIDKVSNLESQLEKSCQQISDHVIEIDSVKQELTGKVADEQKLLEEKEVYVDRVKELEEEVSSLRKLKVELDSEVNAKSQEIAEYVTQIESFKQEIAKIVEEKEVNESKVKDLESQLESVNNLKNEAESQIEKKVLEISELSVLIQSLKEQLESKSKEQEKSLEEQEAYESKVKDLESQLESLNNLKSESESNLEKKVLEISELSVLIQSLKEQVESKSKEQEKTLEEKQAYESKVKDLESQLESLNNSNNAMEMELEKKGIENSELLTQIQSLQEEVESKSKEQEKSLEEKEAYELKVKDLELQLESVSSLKNESESNLEKKVLEISELSILIQSLKEGLESKSKEQEKIVEEKKAYESKVKDLESELESLNNQKVDRESQLEKRDIENAELLTQIQCLKEELEGYESKVKDLESQLETVNNLKNESESQLEKKAVEISELLVLVQSLKDEVESKSKEQESKVKDLQSQLESLNNMKTETETQLEKKGIENSELLSQIQSLKEELDSKSKEQEKTLEEKEGYESKVKDLESQLESLNNLKSETETQLEKKGLEISELLISIQGLKEELENKSKEQESKVKDLESQLESLNNLKNETETQLEKKGVEISELLTECENLKRELDIKLKEQAKTLEEKEECESKVKDLELQLENVNNEKNESTMHLEKKGLEISELVILSQSLKQELESKSNDHTKTLEEKEGYESKVKDLESNIESLNNVKNELETQLEKKGTEISEMLVVTENLKEQLESKSKDQERTLEEKEGLESTVKDLESKLESLNDLKAETETQLEKKGVEISELLTECENLKRELDIKSKEQAKTLEEKEECESKVKDLELQLENVNNEKNESTMHLEKKGLEISELVILSQSLKQELESKSNDHTKTLEEKEGYESKVKDLESNIESLNNLKNELETQLEKKGTEISEMLIVTENLKEQLESKSKDQERTLEEKEGLESTVKDLESKLESLNDLKAELETQLEKKGTEVSELLIVIQNLKEELESKSSDHAKTVKENEVNESKVKDLESNLESLNNVKTELEIQLEKKGTEISELQILSQTLKEELESKSKDHAKTVEENGVNESKVKDLQDKIQKLETALVEKENEIKEMTEQIRSKEQTVEQLEEAIEDLKGDLEIKGDDATTLTETIRNLEVKIRLTNQKLRVTEQTLSEKESEYAGKEEKLHQENKSLIDKISALSETITGYKESEESVRKTVTQHVNEISTGMDSLSVKFEEDHGHISTQIYEIMNEIQVTKISMKKMSCEKDDLKEKVGKLTIQLREVESERETLKKSVNELERKTSEKDEKMKELEKQLHVKDEGLVDLGEEKREAIRQLCMLVDYQRDRYDHLHQLISRKQTAR from the exons ATGAGAAAGCATCGTTTCAGAGATAAAATTAAGTCGATCATTGGAAGTCATATTGATCCAGAAAAAGATGAGGAACTAAAAGGGAGTAATAAAG AAATGGAAGACAATTACAAGAAGATTCTAGACCTTCTCAAAGCTGAAGACAACGATGACCGAAACAAACTTATCGAATTGATCGAAGATTTCCACAAACATCATCAATCAATCTACGAACGCTACGATCACATAACCGGAGAGTTGAAGGACAAAATTCAtccaaagaaagaaaaagactcTTCTTCCTCATCCAGCTCAGACTCAGATTCCGACGACAATTACAGTAAAAAAGGCGGCAAAAAGGGAAAACCAAATGTCACCGACACATACAAAGAACAACTCCAAGACGCAAACACACACATCGACGAGTTGACCAAAAAGTTGACCGTTGCAACCGAAAAGGAAGCTGAATACGATCACAAACTTGAAGAACTGAAAGCGGTTAACGTTAAGTTGGAAAATGAAAAGGAGGGTTTCAAGTCGGAACTTGTTCAGATGCAGGAGAAAATGGAAGCAGTAGAAGAAGGGTTAGAAAGCATAAGTAAGAAACTAGAAGCTTCTGAAGAAGAAAGAAAAGCTCTATCGGTAAAAGGTTCGGAGTTATCGGATGAGGTTAAGAAAAATCACGAAAAAGTGGAAGAACTTGCTGCTGAATGTAGTCGTTTACGAGAACAATTGGCCGAAAAAGAGAAAGAGCTTGTTGAACATACAGAGCTGCATACGTCACACAAGAGTGAAACAGAAATTAAAATAAGAAGTTTTGAAGAAAATTTTGAGTCGTTAAACGTTCAGAAACGAGAGACTGAGATGAAGAAAGACGAAGAGATAAAGAATTTGATTGATAAAGTCAGCAACTTGGAAAGTCAACTTGAGAAAAGTTGTCAACAGATTTCGGATCACGTGATCGAGATTGATTCTGTGAAACAAGAGTTGACTGGTAAAGTAGCAGATGAACAGAAGTTGCTTGAAGAGAAAGAAGTGTACGTTGATCGGGTGAAGGAGTTAGAGGAAGAGGTTAGCTCGTTACGTAAACTGAAGGTTGAACTTGATTCGGAAGTCAACGCGAAAAGTCAAGAAATTGCGGAGTATGTTACTCAGATAGAGAGTTTTAAACAGGAGATTGCAAAGATAGTGGAAGAGAAAGAAGTAAATGAGTCAAAGGTCAAAGATCTTGAGTCGCAGCTGGAATCGGTTAACAATCTGAAAAACGAAGCAGAATCGCAAATCGAGAAAAAGGTTCTCGAGATTTCTGAACTGTCGGTTTTGATTCAGAGTTTGAAAGAACAACTTGAAAGCAAGTCAAAAGAACAAGAGAAGAGTTTGGAAGAACAAGAAGCGTATGAGTCAAAGGTCAAAGATCTAGAATCGCAGCTCGAATCGCTAAACAACCTGAAAAGCGAATCAGAATCGAACCTCGAAAAAAAGGTTCTCGAGATTTCTGAACTGTCGGTTTTGATTCAAAGTTTGAAAGAACAAGTTGAAAGCAAGTCAAAAGAACAAGAGAAGACTTTGGAAGAAAAACAAGCGTATGAGTCAAAGGTGAAAGATCTAGAATCGCAGCTCGAATCTTTAAACAACTCGAACAATGCAATGGAAATGGAACTTGAGAAAAAGGGTATTGAGAATTCGGAGCTTTTAACGCAGATTCAAAGTCTGCAAGAAGAAGTTGAAAGCAAGTCGAAAGAACAAGAGAAGAGTTTGGAAGAAAAAGAAGCATATGAGTTAAAGGTCAAAGATCTGGAATTGCAGCTTGAATCTGTTAGCAGTCTGAAAAACGAATCAGAATCCAACCTCGAGAAAAAGGTTCTCGAGATTTCTGAACTATCGATTTTGATTCAGAGTTTGAAAGAAGGACTTGAAAGCAAGTCAAAAGAACAAGAGAAGATAGTGGAAGAGAAGAAAGCGTATGAGTCAAAGGTCAAAGATCTAGAATCGGAGCTTGAATCGTTAAACAACCAAAAAGTTGACCGAGAAAGTCAACTCGAGAAAAGGGATATTGAGAATGCAGAGCTCTTAACTCAGATTCAATGTCTGAAAGAAGAACTTGAAGGCTATGAGTCAAAGGTCAAAGATCTAGAATCGCAGCTGGAAACTGTTAACAATCTGAAAAACGAATCAGAATCGCAACTCGAGAAAAAGGCTGTCGAGATTTCTGAACTTTTAGTTTTGGTTCAAAGTTTGAAAGATGAAGTTGAAAGCAAGTCAAAAGAACAAGAGTCAAAGGTCAAAGATCTACAATCGCAGCTCGAATCGTTAAACAACAtgaaaaccgaaaccgaaactCAACTTGAGAAAAAGGGTATTGAGAACTCGGAGCTTTTAAGTCAGATTCAAAGTCTGAAAGAAGAACTTGACAGCAAGTCAAAAGAACAAGAGAAGACTCTAGAGGAAAAAGAAGGCTATGAGTCAAAGGTCAAAGATCTAGAATCACAACTCGAATCGTTAAACAACCTGAAAAGCGAAACGGAAACTCAACTTGAGAAAAAGGGTCTTGAGATTTCCGAACTATTGATTTCAATTCAAGGTTTGAAAGAAGaacttgaaaacaaatcaaaAGAACAAGAGTCAAAGGTCAAGGATCTAGAATCACAGCTCGAATCGTTAAACAACCTGAAAAACGAAACCGAAACTCAACTCGAGAAAAAGGGCGTTGAGATTTCCGAACTCTTAACCGAGTGTGAAAATCTTAAACGAGAACTTGACATCAAATTGAAAGAACAAGCAAAGACATtggaagaaaaagaagaatgcgAGTCAAAAGTCAAAGATCTTGAACTGCAGCTCGAAAACGTGAACAACGAGAAAAACGAATCGACAATGCATCTCGAGAAAAAGGGTCTCGAGATTTCCGAACTTGTGATCCTGAGCCAAAGTTTGAAACAAGAACTTGAAAGCAAGTCAAATGATCATACAAAGACGCTAGAAGAGAAGGAAGGCTATGAGTCAAAGGTCAAAGATCTAGAATCGAATATCGAATCGTTGAACAACGTGAAAAACGAATTAGAAACGCAACTCGAGAAAAAAGGTACTGAAATTTCGGAAATGTTAGTTGTAACTGAAAATCTGAAGGAACAGCTAGAAAGCAAGTCAAAGGATCAAGAACGGACCTTAGAAGAAAAGGAAGGCCTCGAGTCAACGGTCAAAGATCTAGAGTCAAAGCTCGAGTCGTTAAACGACCTGAAAGCCGAAACCGAAACTCAACTCGAGAAAAAGGGCGTTGAGATTTCCGAACTCTTAACCGAGTGTGAAAATCTTAAACGAGAACTTGACATCAAATCGAAAGAACAAGCAAAGACATtggaagaaaaagaagaatgcgAGTCAAAAGTCAAAGATCTTGAACTGCAGCTCGAAAACGTAAACAACGAGAAAAACGAATCGACAATGCATCTCGAGAAAAAGGGTCTCGAGATTTCCGAACTTGTGATCCTGAGCCAAAGTCTGAAACAAGAACTTGAAAGCAAGTCAAATGATCACACAAAGACGCTAGAAGAGAAGGAAGGCTATGAGTCAAAGGTCAAAGATCTAGAATCGAATATCGAATCGTTGAACAACTTGAAAAACGAATTAGAAACGCAACTCGAGAAAAAAGGTACTGAAATTTCGGAAATGTTAATTGTAACTGAAAATCTAAAGGAACAGCTAGAAAGCAAGTCAAAGGATCAAGAACGGACCTTAGAAGAAAAGGAAGGCCTCGAGTCAACGGTCAAAGATCTAGAGTCAAAGCTCGAGTCGTTAAACGACCTGAAAGCCGAATTAGAAACTCAACTTGAGAAAAAGGGTACTGAAGTTTCGGAACTTCTAATCGTTATTCAAAATCTGAAAGAAGAACTCGAAAGCAAGTCAAGCGATCATGCAAAAACAGTCAAAGAAAACGAAGTCAACGAGTCAAAGGTCAAAGATCTAGAGTCAAATCTTGAATCATTAAACAACGTGAAAACTGAATTAGAAATTCAACTTGAGAAAAAGGGTACCGAAATTTCCGAACTCCAAATCCTGAGTCAAACTCTGAAAGAAGAACTCGAAAGCAAGTCAAAGGATCATGCAAAAACAGTAGAAGAAAACGGAGTCAACGAGTCAAAGGTCAAAGATCTGCAGGACAAGATTCAAAAGCTCGAAACAGCTTTAGTCGAGAAAGAAAACGAGATCAAAGAAATGACAGAACAGATCCGATCGAAAGAACAAACCGTTGAGCAACTAGAGGAAGCGATCGAAGACCTGAAGGGAGATCTAGAAATCAAAGGAGACGACGCCACTACTTTGACCGAAACCATTAGAAACCTCGAAGTCAAAATCCGTCTCACGAACCAGAAGCTTCGCGTAACAGAACAGACGTTAAGCGAGAAAGAAAGCGAATACGCAGGCAAAGAGGAAAAGCTGCATCAAGAAAACAAATCACTCATCGATAAAATCTCCGCATTATCCGAAACCATCACCGGCTATAAAGAATCCGAAGAAAGTGTCAGAAAGACGGTTACACAACATGTTAACGAGATATCAACCGGGATGGATTCGTTAAGTGTAAAGTTTGAGGAAGATCATGGTCACATATCAACGCAGATTTACGAAATCATGAACGAAATCCAAGTTACAAAGATCTCGATGAAGAAGATGAGTTGTGAGAAAGATGATCTGAAGGAAAAAGTTGGAAAGTTGACAATACAGTTGCGGGAAGTTGAAAGCGAGAGGGAGACACTGAAGAAGTCGGTTAATGAACTTGAACGGAAAACTAGCGAAAAAGATGAAAAGATGAAAGAGCTAGAAAAGCAGCTACATGTGAAGGATGAAGGGTTGGTGGATCTTGGAGAGGAAAAGCGAGAGGCGATACGACAGCTGTGTATGTTGGTTGATTATCAACGAGACCGTTATGATCATCTGCATCAACTGATCTCGAGAAAGCAAACCGCGAGGTAA